A genomic window from Elaeis guineensis isolate ETL-2024a chromosome 3, EG11, whole genome shotgun sequence includes:
- the LOC105042361 gene encoding LOW QUALITY PROTEIN: ETO1-like protein 1 (The sequence of the model RefSeq protein was modified relative to this genomic sequence to represent the inferred CDS: inserted 1 base in 1 codon) produces the protein MRNLFLSDSSCKETKLHTFNPQSWLQVERGKLSKSSFHSPSSIESVIKVAEPPVLPLFKPVDYVEVLAQIHEELESCLAHERSNLYLLQFQXFKGLGEVKLLQRSLRCAFEKARTVHEKLIFGAWLKYEKRGEEPISDLLASCRKCFQEFGLLDIASEIPVEIVETVDACNSCGLHVSDSVCFQIRGEKITCDRQKIAALSTPFQTMLNGCFAESYLEVIDMSENGISPLGMRVIGEFSLSGNLSDLSPDVLLEILVFANKFCCERLKDACDRKLASLVSSRQDAIDLMELALEEGSPVLAASCLQVFLHELPECLNDEEVVKIFSNANEQQRLIMAGHASFSLYCLLSQVAMKADPRSEVTTCFLEKLVESAMDNRQKQLAFHQLGCVRLLRKEYHESECLFNAAYAAGHVYSIAGLARLAAIRGNKLLSYDMLSSVISFYNPLGWMYQERSLYSDGDIKWEDLNKATELDPTLLYPYMFRATYLMRKQSIEAALMEINRILGFKLALECLELRFCFYLALEDYRAALCDVQTILTLSPEYRMFEGRVAASQLRTLVWEHVEHWTTADCWLQLYDRWSSVDDIGSLSVIYQMLESDSSKGVLYFRQSLLLLRLNCPEAAMRSLQLARQHAGSEHERLVYEGWILYDTGHCEEGLHKAEESISIQRSFEAFFLKAYALADSNLDPSSFATVISLLEDALKCPSDRLRKGQALNNLGSVYVDCGKLDLAAERYRSALNIRHTRAHQGLARVHFLKNDRNAAYEEMTKLIEKARNNASAYEKRSEYCDRELTMADLQKVTELDPLRVYPYRYRAAVLMDGHKEKEAIEELTRAIAFKADVHLLHLRAAFYEHIGDVPGALRDCRAALSVDPNHQEMLELHNRVNSQEP, from the exons ATGAGGAACCTCTTCCTCTCCGATTCCTCCTGCAAAGAAACCAAGCTCCATACTTTTAATCCTCAATCATGGCTTCAAGTTGAAAGAGGGAAGTTGTCTAAGTCCTCCTTTCATTCTCCTTCTTCCAT TGAATCGGTCATAAAGGTTGCTGAGCCACCGGTTCTCCCTCTCTTTAAGCCTGTGGACTATGTAGAAGTCTTAGCTCAGATACATGAAGAGCTCGAGTCATGTCTGGCGCATGAGAGGTCAAACCTGTActtactccaatttc gttttaAGGGTCTTGGAGAAGTCAAATTGCTTCAGAGGAGCCTCCGTTGTGCTTTTGAGAAGGCAAGAACAGTTCATGAGAAACTCATATTTGGAGCATGGCTGAAGTATGAGAAACGGGGAGAAGAACCAATCTCGGATCTTCTTGCCTCCTGCAGGAAGTGCTTTCAAGAATTTGGATTGTTGGACATTGCATCTGAGATCCCTGTTGAGATTGTTGAGACGGTTGACGCATGTAATTCCTGTGGATTGCATGTTTCCGATTCTGTATGTTTCCAAATAAGAGGTGAAAAAATTACCTGTGATCGACAGAAGATTGCAGCTTTGTCCACTCCATTCCAAACCATGCTTAATGGGTGCTTTGCGGAGTCATATCTTGAAGTCATAGATATGTCTGAAAATGGCATCTCGCCACTGGGAATGAGAGTAATCGGTGAGTTCAGTCTCTCAGGTAATCTGAGTGATTTATCACCAGATGTTCTGTTGGAAATATTAGTATTTGCAAATAAATTTTGTTGTGAGAGGCTTAAAGATGCTTGTGACAGGAAACTTGCATCTTTAGTTTCTTCGAGGCAAGATGCTATAGACCTTATGGAGCTGGCACTTGAAGAAGGCTCTCCTGTTCTTGCTGCTTCATGTTTGCAGGTTTTTCTTCATGAACTTCCTGAGTGTTTAAATGATGAGGAAGTGGTAAAAATCTTCTCGAATGCCAATGAACAGCAGAGATTGATCATGGCTGGCCATGCCTCATTTTCACTGTATTGCTTGCTAAGTCAAGTTGCCATGAAAGCTGATCCGAGGTCAGAGGTTACAACATGCTTTCTGGAGAAGTTGGTAGAGTCAGCAATGGATAATAGGCAGAAGCAGTTGGCTTTTCACCAACTGGGATGTGTGAGGCTTTTGAGGAAAGAGTATCATGAATCTGAGTGCCTGTTTAATGCCGCATATGCTGCTGGGCATGTCTATTCTATTGCTGGATTGGCTAGATTGGCTGCCATCAGGGGTAACAAGCTTTTGTCTTATGATATGCTAAGCTCTGTGATATCTTTCTATAACCCCCTTGGGTGGATGTATCAAGAGAGATCTCTTTATTCTGATGGGGATATCAAGTGGGAAGATCTTAATAAGGCAACTGAGTTGGACCCAACTCTTCTTTACCCTTACATGTTTCGAGCAACATATTTGATGAGAAAACAGAGCATTGAAGCTGCCCTTATGGAAATTAACCGTATTCTTGGATTCAAGCTGGCCTTGGAATGCTTAGAACTACGGTTTTGTTTCTATCTGGCACTCGAGGATTACAGGGCAGCACTTTGTGATGTCCAGACAATTCTTACACTGTCTCCTGAGTACCGAATGTTTGAAGGTCGTGTAGCTGCTTCCCAGTTGCGGACCCTTGTCTGGGAGCATGTGGAACACTGGACAACTGCAGATTGTTGGCTGCAGCTATATGATCGATGGTCATCAGTAGATGATATAGGTTCTCTCTCAGTTATCTATCAGATGCTTGAATCTGATTCTTCCAAAGGTGTACTGTACTTCAGGCAATCTTTGCTTCTTCTTAG GCTGAACTGTCCTGAAGCAGCAATGCGCAGCCTGCAGCTAGCGCGCCAGCATGCAGGAAGTGAACATGAACGTCTGGTATATGAGGGGTGGATTTTGTATGATACTGGTCACTGTGAGGAAGGGCTACATAAAGCAGAAGAGTCAATTTCCATTCAGAGGTCATTTGAGGCTTTCTTTTTGAAAGCCTATGCATTGGCAGATTCAAACCTTGATCCTTCATCCTTTGCAACTGTGATCTCACTTCTTGAAGATGCTTTGAAGTGTCCTTCTGATAGACTTCGGAAGGGTCAA GCCTTGAACAATCTTGGAAGTGTGTATGTCGACTGTGGGAAACTAGACCTGGCAGCAGAGCGTTACAGGAGTGCCCTAAACATCCGGCACACTCGAGCCCATCAGGGACTAGCTCGAGTCCATTTCCTGAAGAATGACAGGAATGCTGCTTATGAGGAAATGACCAAATTAATAGAGAAGGCCAGAAATAATGCATCAGCTTATGAGAAGAGATCAGAGTACTGTGACCGTGAACTTACAATGGCTGATTTGCAGAAGGTGACCGAATTGGATCCTCTACGCGTCTATCCTTACAGATACCGTGCTGCAG